One Streptomyces lincolnensis genomic region harbors:
- a CDS encoding polysaccharide biosynthesis protein → MSEDTIRLVTIGRVIHRRWRLLTVLAVVGALVGFGASVVFPPRYTTSASVLLSGQWEERELLTQTAIATSSVVVDRAADRLGWTAVSGNELRERVTATAAEGNIIKISGTADTPEHAQRLADQVAEEYVAFAARLAGDTTDPDVATRPEALRKLVVQTSRRITELADAADPGQSVESVQGRTELEKLRTSLLEAMEKLEQVDPSLNKANMVVMGPAARPAGEAPPTRTQFVAAGALLFFLLAVIGHLAAARVSRRPRTEPEMAAALGSPLLGSVDVPGERRARRPRGRGPGAWTRWLLGVDTRWDTPTPQASDGEAGRQIRYRRVCARLRNQLPATRRQLLAVVPDDDDTARRAAERLAAEAGGDPLLRVVELSVSRPLVPDRATESGAVVVIGAGSRTAGELAGIAEACADAGHDVVGIVIADTVRVRTTRSAGAPPEGTVPAAAVGADTGGGPA, encoded by the coding sequence TTGAGCGAGGACACGATACGCCTGGTCACGATCGGGCGGGTCATTCATCGGCGGTGGCGGCTGCTCACCGTCCTCGCCGTGGTGGGCGCGCTCGTCGGCTTCGGCGCCTCCGTGGTGTTTCCGCCGCGCTACACGACGTCGGCATCGGTCCTGCTGTCGGGGCAGTGGGAGGAGCGTGAACTGCTGACCCAGACGGCGATCGCGACCAGTTCGGTCGTGGTCGACCGCGCGGCCGACAGGCTCGGCTGGACCGCGGTCAGCGGCAACGAACTGCGCGAACGTGTGACCGCGACGGCCGCCGAAGGAAACATCATCAAGATCTCGGGTACCGCCGACACCCCCGAGCATGCGCAGCGGCTCGCCGACCAGGTGGCCGAGGAGTACGTCGCCTTCGCCGCGCGGCTCGCGGGCGACACCACCGACCCCGACGTGGCGACGCGGCCCGAGGCGCTGCGCAAGCTGGTGGTGCAGACCAGCCGCCGCATCACCGAGCTGGCCGACGCGGCCGATCCGGGGCAGAGCGTGGAAAGCGTGCAGGGCCGCACCGAGCTCGAAAAGCTGCGCACCTCGCTCCTGGAAGCCATGGAAAAGCTGGAGCAGGTCGACCCCTCGCTCAACAAGGCCAACATGGTCGTCATGGGACCGGCGGCCCGGCCGGCCGGCGAGGCCCCGCCCACCAGGACGCAGTTCGTCGCCGCCGGGGCGCTGCTGTTCTTCCTGCTCGCCGTCATCGGCCATCTGGCCGCCGCACGGGTGAGCCGCCGACCGCGTACCGAACCGGAGATGGCCGCGGCGCTGGGCTCGCCTCTGCTGGGGTCCGTCGACGTACCCGGTGAACGGCGCGCGCGGCGGCCCCGGGGCCGCGGCCCCGGGGCCTGGACGCGCTGGCTCCTCGGCGTCGACACCCGGTGGGACACACCGACCCCGCAGGCATCCGACGGCGAGGCCGGCCGGCAGATCCGCTACCGGAGAGTGTGCGCCCGCCTCCGGAACCAACTGCCGGCCACCCGGCGACAGCTGCTGGCGGTCGTCCCGGACGACGACGACACCGCCCGCCGCGCCGCCGAACGGCTCGCCGCCGAGGCAGGCGGCGATCCGCTGCTGCGGGTGGTGGAGCTCTCGGTGTCCCGGCCGCTGGTTCCGGACCGCGCCACCGAGTCCGGAGCCGTGGTCGTGATCGGCGCGGGCAGCCGGACCGCGGGAGAGCTCGCCGGCATCGCCGAGGCCTGTGCGGACGCCGGGCATGACGTGGTCGGCATCGTCATCGCCGACACGGTCCGGGTCCGTACGACGCGGTCTGCCGGCGCTCCGCCGGAGGGCACCGTGCCGGCGGCCGCGGTGGGCGCGGACACGGGGGGAGGCCCAGCGTGA
- a CDS encoding bi-domain-containing oxidoreductase, with product MKQVVQNYKSGELAVLDVPVPGCKPGGVLVRSAYSLISTGTELMKVSEAGMSMLGKARSRPDQVAKVMQSVATNGVPATYRKVMGKLDSYTPLGYSLCGVVEQVGTGIDDVKVGDLVACAGNEHALHAELNWVPKNLYAPVPDGLAPRHAAFGTVGAIAMQGVRRGEPQLGDVALVIGLGLIGQLVVQLLTASGARVVGVDPDPARCELAERLGAAACGDPASEAVEAAVADLTSGHGVDQVYLAAGGGSNQPVELAARLCRDRGRVVDIGKCRLDLPWNAYYEKELDVRFSRSYGPGRYDPEYELEGRDYPIGYVRWTERRNLACFLDLTARGRVDVEPLVSHVADFDDAVETYQRLKDGDLKAVAVLFRYPEQTADEAEAKAPTVAVPAVNVKPAPARPARTPVRLAFVGAGNYATSMLLPHLAQRDGVELSAVVTTTALSAANAQRKFGFTEATTDLDAVLGDKSIDAVFVVTRHSSHAELTRQALLAGKAVFVEKPLALTEDELAGVLATVEESGNDRIQVGFNRRFSPLLREAKQRFGARTGPASLRYLVNAGRLQHGSWYLQQGTEGSRFAGEGGHFIDTASWLLDADPVSVYAVAASGTEDLQVVLRYPDGSTATISYVTTGAPGFPKETLDLVADGKVLRLDDFVRASLYADGGAGGKRWVSSRLPKARDKGQNAELAAFVKAVRTGGPMPVPLASLAATTAATLAVRTALTGGAPVTLARPR from the coding sequence GTGAAGCAGGTTGTACAGAACTACAAGAGCGGCGAGCTGGCGGTGCTGGACGTGCCGGTGCCGGGGTGCAAGCCGGGCGGTGTGCTGGTCCGCAGCGCCTACTCGCTGATCTCCACCGGGACCGAGCTGATGAAGGTGTCCGAGGCCGGCATGTCGATGCTGGGCAAGGCCCGTTCCCGTCCGGACCAGGTGGCCAAGGTCATGCAGAGCGTGGCCACCAACGGGGTGCCCGCCACGTATCGCAAGGTGATGGGCAAGCTGGACTCCTACACACCGCTGGGCTATTCGCTGTGCGGGGTGGTCGAGCAGGTCGGCACCGGCATCGACGACGTGAAGGTCGGCGACCTCGTGGCCTGCGCCGGCAACGAGCACGCGCTGCACGCCGAGCTGAACTGGGTGCCGAAGAACCTCTACGCCCCGGTCCCGGACGGCCTCGCGCCGCGGCACGCGGCCTTCGGCACCGTCGGGGCGATCGCGATGCAGGGCGTGCGCCGCGGCGAGCCGCAACTCGGCGACGTGGCACTGGTCATCGGCCTCGGGCTGATCGGGCAACTGGTGGTGCAGCTCCTCACCGCTTCCGGTGCCCGCGTCGTCGGCGTCGACCCCGACCCGGCGCGGTGCGAGCTCGCCGAGCGTCTGGGCGCCGCGGCCTGCGGCGATCCCGCCTCCGAGGCAGTGGAGGCCGCCGTCGCCGACCTGACCAGCGGCCACGGTGTGGACCAGGTGTACCTGGCCGCCGGCGGCGGCAGCAACCAGCCCGTCGAGCTGGCCGCCCGGCTCTGCCGGGACCGCGGCCGGGTCGTCGACATAGGCAAGTGCCGCCTGGACCTGCCGTGGAACGCGTACTACGAGAAGGAACTCGACGTCCGGTTCTCCCGCAGCTACGGCCCCGGGCGCTACGACCCGGAATACGAACTGGAGGGACGGGACTACCCGATCGGCTACGTGCGCTGGACCGAGCGCCGCAACCTGGCGTGCTTCCTCGATCTCACGGCCCGCGGCCGCGTCGACGTGGAGCCCCTGGTCTCCCACGTCGCCGACTTCGACGACGCCGTCGAGACGTATCAGCGCCTGAAGGACGGCGATCTGAAGGCCGTCGCCGTGCTGTTCCGCTACCCCGAGCAGACGGCCGACGAGGCCGAGGCGAAGGCCCCGACGGTCGCCGTGCCCGCGGTGAACGTGAAGCCGGCTCCGGCCCGGCCCGCCAGGACACCGGTGCGCCTCGCGTTCGTCGGCGCGGGAAACTACGCCACCTCGATGCTGCTGCCGCACCTGGCACAGCGCGACGGCGTCGAGTTGTCGGCCGTCGTCACCACGACGGCGCTGTCCGCGGCCAACGCGCAGCGCAAGTTCGGCTTCACCGAGGCGACCACCGACCTCGACGCCGTACTCGGCGACAAGTCCATCGACGCGGTGTTCGTGGTCACCCGCCACAGCTCGCACGCCGAACTGACCCGTCAGGCCCTTCTCGCCGGCAAGGCGGTGTTCGTGGAGAAGCCGCTGGCCCTCACCGAGGACGAGCTGGCCGGGGTGCTCGCCACGGTGGAGGAGTCCGGCAACGACCGGATACAGGTGGGCTTCAACCGCCGGTTCTCGCCACTGCTGCGGGAGGCCAAACAGCGGTTCGGCGCCCGGACCGGTCCGGCGAGCCTGCGCTACCTGGTCAACGCGGGCCGGCTCCAGCACGGCAGCTGGTACCTCCAACAGGGCACCGAGGGATCGCGGTTCGCCGGCGAGGGCGGGCACTTCATCGACACGGCGAGCTGGCTGCTCGACGCCGACCCGGTATCGGTGTACGCGGTGGCCGCCTCCGGCACCGAGGACCTTCAGGTCGTCCTGCGCTACCCGGACGGGTCCACCGCCACCATCAGCTACGTCACCACCGGCGCGCCCGGCTTCCCCAAGGAGACGCTGGACCTGGTCGCGGACGGAAAGGTGCTGCGGCTCGACGACTTCGTCCGAGCGTCGCTGTATGCGGACGGCGGGGCCGGCGGCAAGCGGTGGGTGAGTTCGCGGCTGCCCAAGGCCCGGGACAAGGGCCAGAACGCCGAACTGGCCGCGTTCGTCAAGGCCGTGCGGACCGGCGGGCCGATGCCGGTGCCGCTCGCGTCGCTGGCCGCCACCACGGCGGCCACCCTCGCCGTGCGGACCGCCCTCACGGGCGGCGCGCCGGTGACGCTGGCGAGGCCCCGATGA
- a CDS encoding Wzz/FepE/Etk N-terminal domain-containing protein, with protein MTTSTMPEPPATAPLFDVQALVVAVRRRRRLWCLAALLGLLAGAAVAVLLPPPPTAVTTVLVAHEADQPNDPGTLIRTDAALLQTTRIAGQALKSLRSPERPEDFMLDYQGVGLTNNLLRITVTGDSDAEAVARAKALADAFVQDHVRRIQQAASAEAKALLGQRDALRDELAQVNAEIGDGTPESDPQTSANLESLFARRAELTSRIADFDQRAEQARVGTPRLIAGTQIVDAARATQHSVPRTAVTNAGIGLVLGLVLGLALAAVGVVVADRPVLRRQIATHLGASVIAELPRRPARLWQRRRTRAARERLTATLARTVRGSAEPLSLLELGCTRSASAIALDLARTLATESPVVVVDGLPGRQLVDRRRAPGDPTVVSGEHAEAVSPQERRLGLGSVAPGTAWTDLRHLGTQTVLVVRAGHGNAAWLHTVARQLADQRIEVIGVVLTDPDPRDRTDGTLWDGAHTALRGRGERPARQNGGGTSHAVQAVGEGRQRTEREPIWAARVTDNDQEAR; from the coding sequence GTGACGACGAGCACGATGCCGGAGCCGCCGGCCACCGCTCCGCTCTTCGACGTACAGGCACTGGTGGTGGCGGTCCGCAGACGCCGCCGCTTGTGGTGCCTCGCCGCGCTGCTCGGCCTGCTGGCCGGTGCGGCGGTGGCGGTCCTGCTGCCGCCACCGCCGACCGCGGTGACCACGGTGCTGGTCGCGCACGAGGCGGATCAGCCGAACGACCCCGGAACGCTGATCCGCACCGACGCCGCACTGCTCCAGACCACGCGGATCGCCGGCCAGGCACTGAAGTCCCTGCGATCCCCGGAACGCCCGGAGGACTTCATGCTGGACTACCAGGGCGTCGGCCTCACCAACAACCTGCTGCGGATCACGGTGACGGGCGACAGCGACGCGGAGGCGGTGGCCCGCGCCAAGGCGCTGGCCGACGCGTTCGTCCAGGACCACGTGCGCCGCATACAGCAGGCGGCGAGCGCCGAAGCCAAGGCTCTGCTCGGCCAGCGCGACGCCCTGCGCGACGAACTGGCGCAGGTCAACGCCGAGATCGGCGACGGAACGCCGGAGAGCGACCCGCAGACGTCGGCGAACCTGGAGTCGCTGTTCGCCCGCCGGGCCGAACTCACCTCGCGGATCGCCGACTTCGACCAGCGCGCCGAGCAGGCGCGTGTGGGCACGCCCCGGCTCATCGCGGGCACGCAGATCGTGGACGCCGCTCGCGCGACACAGCACTCCGTGCCCAGGACCGCCGTCACCAACGCCGGGATCGGACTCGTCCTCGGACTCGTCCTCGGGCTCGCGCTGGCCGCGGTCGGCGTGGTGGTGGCGGACCGCCCCGTGCTGCGCCGGCAGATCGCGACGCACCTGGGCGCCTCGGTCATCGCGGAGCTGCCCCGCCGGCCGGCACGGCTGTGGCAACGCCGACGGACCCGGGCGGCACGCGAACGGCTCACCGCGACCCTGGCCCGCACCGTGCGCGGCTCCGCGGAACCGCTGTCCCTGCTGGAACTGGGCTGTACGCGCAGTGCGAGCGCGATCGCCCTGGACCTCGCCCGGACGCTGGCGACGGAATCGCCGGTGGTCGTCGTCGACGGCCTGCCCGGCCGGCAGCTCGTCGACCGCCGCCGCGCGCCGGGAGATCCGACCGTGGTCAGCGGCGAGCACGCCGAGGCCGTATCGCCTCAGGAACGCCGGCTGGGCCTCGGCTCGGTCGCGCCCGGCACCGCGTGGACCGACCTCCGTCACCTCGGCACGCAGACCGTGCTCGTCGTGCGGGCCGGGCACGGCAACGCCGCATGGCTGCACACCGTGGCGCGGCAGCTCGCGGACCAGCGCATCGAGGTGATCGGTGTGGTGCTGACCGACCCCGATCCACGTGACCGGACCGACGGCACGCTGTGGGACGGCGCGCACACCGCGCTGCGCGGCCGCGGCGAACGGCCGGCCCGGCAGAACGGTGGGGGTACCTCCCACGCCGTTCAGGCAGTGGGGGAGGGACGGCAGCGGACGGAGCGGGAGCCGATATGGGCCGCGCGGGTTACGGACAACGACCAGGAGGCGCGGTAG
- a CDS encoding heparinase II/III family protein, whose protein sequence is MTMSAGWYLRRLSRMGPGEVAGRAGDAVRRRRWRSARPNCPSVTGARFTSVLPTGTIAAIPPDAAKRLIAEADRLMYGHAEYFGVVRDDLTDPDWWYDPKTGRRAPWGYAFDVPYRDEDMVGDIKQIWELSRHQYLTVLAAAYAITGNERYAERVAEHLRSWWAANAPLHGVHWISGIELGIRLLSWVWIRRLLDGWPGAAELFEDNPVALNQIWHHQRWLAAFPSRGSSQNNHVIAETAGQFAAACAFGWFPDSQRWRADALRSLDRQLRGNTFASGLNRELATEYHGLVLELGLAAVAEADAAEVPVPASTRLVLLRMTDALAAVVDNRLRPPRQGDADDGHGLVVDGAGTDRWASLLATGDAVFGRLAWWPTVTGTDVRTPLLAALIRPYTKNETRPADRPAHFADAGLTVLRGPGEIWCRCDGGPHGFLSIAAHAHADALSVEVRHDGVDVLADPGTYCYHGQPQWRQYFRSTLGHNTLQLDGDDQSVSGGPFLWTRHAKSRVLVADTSGKGVARWCAEHDGYRRSVHRRRVELTAASRELTVVDEIRGSHGPRRAVRLAFHLGPAITADLVGSRAELTWTRDGEDRSAVLDLPGQLSWRAHRGENDPPLGWYSAGFGRKEPSTTLVGTGFADGTQGFTTVLRFHG, encoded by the coding sequence ATGACCATGAGCGCGGGCTGGTACCTGCGGCGGCTGTCCCGGATGGGACCGGGCGAGGTCGCGGGCCGGGCGGGCGACGCGGTGCGCAGACGGCGCTGGCGCTCGGCACGGCCCAACTGCCCGAGCGTGACCGGCGCCCGGTTCACCTCAGTCCTGCCCACCGGGACGATCGCCGCGATACCCCCGGACGCCGCGAAACGTCTCATCGCCGAGGCGGACCGGCTGATGTACGGGCACGCCGAGTACTTCGGGGTGGTCCGCGACGACCTGACCGACCCGGACTGGTGGTACGACCCGAAGACCGGGCGCCGGGCTCCGTGGGGCTACGCCTTCGACGTGCCGTACCGCGACGAGGACATGGTCGGGGACATCAAGCAGATCTGGGAGCTGTCCCGGCACCAGTATCTGACCGTGCTCGCCGCCGCCTACGCGATCACCGGGAACGAGCGGTACGCCGAGCGCGTGGCCGAGCACCTGCGCTCGTGGTGGGCGGCCAACGCACCGCTGCACGGAGTGCACTGGATCAGCGGCATCGAGCTGGGCATCCGGCTGCTGTCCTGGGTGTGGATCCGCCGGCTGCTCGACGGCTGGCCGGGCGCGGCCGAGCTGTTCGAGGACAACCCGGTGGCGCTGAACCAGATCTGGCACCACCAGCGCTGGCTGGCCGCCTTCCCCAGCCGGGGGTCCTCGCAGAACAACCACGTCATCGCCGAGACCGCCGGGCAGTTCGCGGCGGCCTGCGCGTTCGGCTGGTTCCCCGACTCTCAGCGGTGGCGGGCCGACGCGCTGCGGTCGCTGGACCGGCAGCTGCGCGGCAACACCTTCGCCTCCGGCCTCAACCGTGAACTGGCCACCGAGTACCACGGGCTGGTGCTGGAACTCGGCCTGGCCGCGGTGGCCGAGGCGGACGCCGCGGAAGTGCCGGTCCCCGCGTCGACCCGGCTGGTGCTGCTGCGGATGACCGACGCCCTCGCGGCCGTCGTGGACAACCGGCTGCGGCCACCGCGCCAGGGCGACGCGGACGACGGGCACGGTCTGGTCGTGGACGGCGCGGGCACCGACCGCTGGGCCTCACTGCTGGCCACCGGAGACGCCGTGTTCGGCCGACTGGCCTGGTGGCCGACGGTGACCGGCACCGACGTACGCACCCCGCTGCTGGCCGCACTCATCCGGCCGTACACGAAGAACGAAACCCGGCCGGCCGACCGACCGGCCCACTTCGCCGACGCCGGGCTCACCGTCCTGCGGGGCCCGGGGGAGATCTGGTGCCGCTGCGACGGCGGCCCGCACGGCTTCTTGTCCATCGCCGCGCACGCCCACGCGGACGCGCTGTCGGTGGAGGTACGCCACGACGGCGTCGACGTGCTCGCCGACCCGGGCACGTACTGCTACCACGGGCAGCCCCAATGGCGGCAGTACTTCAGGTCGACGCTCGGCCACAACACCTTGCAACTGGACGGCGATGACCAGTCCGTCTCCGGCGGCCCGTTCCTGTGGACCCGGCATGCCAAGAGCCGGGTCCTGGTCGCGGACACCTCCGGCAAGGGTGTGGCCCGCTGGTGCGCCGAGCACGACGGCTACCGGCGCTCCGTGCACCGCCGCAGGGTGGAGCTGACGGCCGCGAGCCGGGAGCTGACGGTGGTCGACGAGATCCGCGGCAGCCACGGCCCGCGCCGGGCCGTGCGGCTGGCGTTCCACCTCGGTCCGGCGATCACCGCGGATCTGGTGGGGAGCCGGGCGGAACTCACCTGGACCCGGGACGGCGAGGACCGCTCCGCGGTGCTCGATCTGCCCGGGCAGCTGTCCTGGCGGGCCCATCGCGGCGAGAACGACCCGCCGCTCGGCTGGTACTCCGCCGGCTTCGGGCGCAAGGAACCCTCCACCACGCTGGTCGGCACCGGCTTCGCCGACGGCACGCAGGGGTTCACCACCGTACTCAGGTTCCACGGCTAG
- a CDS encoding right-handed parallel beta-helix repeat-containing protein, producing the protein MTWRRWASPAAPLALALLAVTGCESTPAARAKPTPEPSATPVARVCAKPAPGPATAPDGAVTVDPAVVGDLATKTKNSPPNTTFWLRPGKHTLTPDRYAQVIPKEGNRYLGAPGAVLDGRKKNQYAFGGAARDVTIRHLTVQGFVAPQDQGVVNHDSADGWVIEHATIQHNSGAGLMAGARQQVRASCLRGNGQYGLNAYKPGNSIKGLVMEGNEIVGNNTDDWERRREGCGCTGGVKFWAVNGADIRGNWVHDNRGTGLWADTNNNDFRIEDNVLEANDGAALIYETSYNAVIRDNTIRRNNWVEGRDKAERGDSFPFATVYVSESGGEPRIRARTDKIEIYRNVLENNWSGITLWENADRFCNSPANTSSGDCTLLVRDTDRCARPAIATAPLYADCRWKTQRVEIHANRFVLDKSVVKCTEKCDRMALLANYGTYPKWSPYQGEKVAEAITRAQHNRWHDNVYVGPWTFVAQDTSQVLTFKGWQAKPYQQDAGSTLAPRAGG; encoded by the coding sequence ATCACCTGGCGACGCTGGGCGTCGCCGGCGGCACCGCTGGCACTGGCCCTGCTGGCGGTGACCGGCTGCGAGAGCACACCGGCCGCGCGGGCGAAGCCGACCCCTGAGCCGTCGGCCACGCCTGTGGCGCGAGTGTGCGCCAAGCCCGCCCCCGGGCCGGCGACGGCGCCCGACGGCGCGGTGACGGTCGACCCCGCGGTGGTCGGCGACCTGGCCACGAAAACCAAGAACAGCCCCCCGAACACCACGTTCTGGCTTCGGCCGGGCAAGCACACGCTCACCCCGGACCGCTACGCCCAGGTCATCCCCAAGGAGGGCAACCGCTACCTCGGCGCTCCGGGCGCGGTGCTCGACGGCCGCAAGAAGAACCAGTACGCCTTCGGCGGAGCCGCCCGCGACGTCACCATCCGCCACCTGACCGTGCAGGGCTTCGTCGCTCCGCAGGACCAGGGCGTGGTCAACCACGACTCGGCCGACGGATGGGTGATCGAACACGCGACGATCCAGCACAACTCCGGTGCCGGGCTGATGGCCGGCGCCCGCCAGCAGGTCCGCGCCAGCTGCCTGCGCGGCAACGGCCAGTACGGCCTGAACGCGTACAAGCCCGGCAACTCCATCAAGGGCCTGGTGATGGAGGGCAACGAGATCGTCGGCAACAACACCGACGACTGGGAGCGGCGGCGGGAGGGCTGCGGCTGCACCGGAGGCGTCAAGTTCTGGGCCGTCAACGGCGCCGACATACGCGGCAACTGGGTGCACGACAACCGGGGAACGGGGTTGTGGGCGGACACCAACAACAACGACTTCCGCATCGAGGACAACGTGCTGGAGGCCAACGACGGTGCCGCGCTGATCTACGAGACCAGCTACAACGCGGTCATCCGGGACAACACGATCCGGCGGAACAACTGGGTCGAGGGCCGCGACAAGGCCGAACGCGGCGACAGCTTCCCGTTCGCGACCGTCTACGTCTCCGAGTCCGGCGGCGAACCACGGATCCGAGCCCGCACCGACAAGATCGAGATCTATCGGAACGTGCTGGAGAACAACTGGTCCGGGATCACCCTGTGGGAGAACGCCGACCGGTTCTGCAACAGCCCGGCCAACACCTCCTCCGGCGACTGCACCCTGCTGGTGCGGGACACCGACCGGTGCGCGCGGCCGGCGATCGCCACCGCACCGCTCTACGCCGACTGCCGGTGGAAGACCCAGCGGGTGGAGATCCACGCCAACCGCTTCGTGCTGGACAAGTCCGTCGTCAAGTGCACGGAGAAGTGCGACCGCATGGCGCTGCTCGCCAACTACGGCACCTATCCGAAGTGGTCGCCCTACCAGGGCGAGAAGGTGGCCGAGGCGATCACGCGCGCGCAGCACAACCGCTGGCACGACAACGTCTACGTCGGTCCCTGGACCTTCGTCGCCCAGGACACGAGCCAGGTGCTCACCTTCAAGGGCTGGCAGGCCAAGCCCTACCAGCAGGACGCGGGCAGCACCCTGGCCCCACGGGCCGGTGGTTGA
- the asnB gene encoding asparagine synthase (glutamine-hydrolyzing): protein MCGIAGTYRWPDGKIVTDRLTETLAHRGPDGAGRYGHPVGDGEVQLGHRRLAIIDLSETGAQPMVSDGLALTYNGELYNAPELRAELAAAGVRFRGTSDTEVLLEAWRRWGTDCLPRLRGMFAFGIFDERTGELVLARDQLGIKPLFLLRRGQGLVFASELKALAAVTGGSLQVDHAALVASLLYYWVPDSRCAFREAEKLPPGSWLRVRPDGRVDSGRYWNLRDVAAEARDSEPPDLAAVVEESTRRHLLSDVPVATFLSGGLDSSYLTALAARDRPGIPAYTIGFRAEDAKFEAMPDDLRYARQVAERFGVDLREIEIAPNVLDLLPQMTYHLDEPIGDPAAINTFLICKAAREAGIKVMLSGMGADELFAGYRKHLANLLALRYQRVPRPLRRGVSATVDRLPVATSRRGYRSVRFAKRFLSFAELPEETAFRRSYTMYDQNELVALLDPDLAGTVEDVLTEHADTYQDNVLDDFVNRMCLTDARMFLPGLNLAYTDRSSMAASTEVRVPYVDVEVVKAAFAVPGDRKIVGRQGKAVLKEAAASILPREIVYRPKGLFSAPLRAWMSRDLAPLVREVINDGELVRSGFLRRDALARMVAEDAAGQRDFSKHLWHVLTLEYWYRGATSGSGQSTRLSA, encoded by the coding sequence ATGTGTGGCATCGCAGGCACGTACCGATGGCCGGACGGGAAGATCGTGACCGACCGGCTCACCGAAACCCTCGCCCACCGCGGCCCGGACGGAGCGGGCCGTTACGGCCACCCCGTCGGTGACGGCGAAGTCCAGCTCGGACACCGCCGGTTGGCGATCATCGACCTGTCCGAGACCGGCGCCCAGCCGATGGTCTCGGACGGCCTCGCCCTGACGTACAACGGAGAGCTGTACAACGCGCCCGAACTGCGCGCCGAACTGGCCGCCGCCGGGGTGCGCTTCCGCGGCACCTCCGACACCGAGGTGCTCCTTGAGGCCTGGCGGCGCTGGGGCACCGACTGCCTGCCCCGGCTGCGTGGCATGTTCGCGTTCGGGATCTTCGACGAGCGCACCGGCGAACTGGTGCTGGCCCGCGACCAGTTGGGCATCAAACCGCTGTTCCTGCTCCGGCGCGGCCAGGGCCTGGTGTTCGCCTCCGAACTCAAGGCGCTCGCCGCCGTGACCGGCGGATCGCTCCAGGTGGACCACGCGGCGCTGGTGGCCTCACTGCTGTACTACTGGGTGCCGGACTCACGGTGCGCGTTCCGCGAGGCGGAGAAGCTGCCGCCGGGGAGCTGGCTGAGGGTACGGCCCGACGGCCGGGTGGACAGCGGCCGGTACTGGAACCTGCGGGACGTCGCCGCCGAGGCCCGCGACAGTGAGCCACCGGACCTGGCCGCCGTCGTCGAGGAATCGACCCGGCGCCACCTGCTCTCCGACGTCCCCGTGGCGACCTTCCTCTCCGGCGGCCTCGACTCCAGCTACCTCACCGCGCTGGCGGCCCGTGACCGGCCCGGGATCCCCGCCTACACGATCGGGTTCCGCGCCGAGGACGCCAAGTTCGAGGCGATGCCGGACGACCTGCGCTACGCCCGACAGGTCGCCGAGCGGTTCGGCGTCGACCTGCGGGAGATCGAGATCGCCCCGAACGTGCTCGACCTGCTGCCGCAGATGACGTACCACCTGGACGAGCCGATCGGCGACCCGGCCGCGATCAACACCTTCCTGATCTGCAAGGCCGCCCGGGAGGCCGGGATCAAGGTGATGCTCTCGGGGATGGGCGCCGACGAACTGTTCGCCGGGTACCGCAAGCACCTGGCCAACCTGCTCGCGCTGCGCTACCAGCGCGTCCCGCGGCCCCTGCGGCGCGGGGTGTCCGCGACCGTGGACCGGCTGCCGGTCGCGACGAGCCGCCGGGGCTACCGGTCGGTGCGCTTCGCCAAGCGGTTCCTCTCCTTCGCCGAACTGCCGGAGGAGACCGCCTTCCGGCGCAGCTACACCATGTACGACCAGAACGAACTGGTCGCCCTGCTCGATCCGGACCTGGCCGGAACGGTCGAGGACGTACTGACCGAACACGCGGACACCTACCAGGACAACGTCCTCGACGACTTCGTCAACCGCATGTGCCTGACCGACGCCCGGATGTTCCTGCCGGGCCTCAACCTCGCGTACACCGACCGCTCCAGCATGGCCGCGTCGACCGAGGTGCGGGTGCCGTACGTCGACGTCGAGGTGGTCAAGGCGGCGTTCGCGGTGCCCGGCGACCGCAAGATCGTCGGGCGGCAGGGCAAGGCCGTCCTCAAGGAGGCGGCCGCCTCGATCCTGCCCCGGGAGATCGTGTACCGGCCCAAGGGCCTGTTCAGCGCCCCGCTGCGCGCCTGGATGAGCCGGGATCTGGCACCGCTGGTGCGCGAGGTGATCAACGACGGCGAGCTCGTCCGTTCCGGATTCCTGCGCCGCGACGCGCTGGCCCGGATGGTCGCCGAGGACGCCGCCGGGCAGCGGGACTTCTCCAAACATCTGTGGCATGTGCTGACCCTCGAGTACTGGTATCGCGGCGCGACCTCTGGGTCCGGTCAGAGCACTCGGTTATCGGCTTAG